The window TATTACCTTCAAGTTCATTAGTCTTTATCTTTCTGCCAATGAAATGCGAATACAACTCCGTCTGTGTCAACAGgaaattcaatttctttgcCTGTCTCTTGTTTTCtcttgcttcttcctcctttcTTGCTTGCTCCATGGCTTCCTTttcagccttcttcttgagatctCTTTCCTCGCgttcattcttcttccaaaagttGGACATCTCTCTAATACCTCTTCTGGCTCTCGTTTGGAAATCCTTTACCTGCTTGAAGTTTCTAAACTGCCATTTCCTCGCTTCTCTGGCGCATAACGAAGAGGTCTTTCTGAAATTTGCTGCTCTGATGGACTGAATCTGTTGCACGAGACGGGCCACTTTTGCAGAGTCCTTACGTGCCATATCCTTCCAAATCGTGAAGAGAGTATTATCATAATGACGTTGAATAGCTCTAGCTTCTTTCGCAGTCATCTTTAGACCATAAGTGGGTAGGCCATGTTTTGTTGGGGAAGAAgttaatgaagaattttcaTCGAATCCACCATTGGCGAGTagttttcttttcttgctGGCTGGTGATAAACCTTCCAATTCTGGATTATCGATTTGATTCTTGGCGGCTTCCTCCATGGCAGCGATTCTTTTTGCCTCgttgatcaatcttttcagctgTTTTACGTGGAATTGCTTCAAGGTGACTTTGACGATTAGCTTGTTGTCGAGAGGGTTATATTCTAACACGTTAGCATTTGTGaatcttctctttttcttttcgaCATTTCGATTCTTATTGCACATTTTGACCAACTCGCGTAcgattcttgatctttcacTCTCCATACTAACCgatttatccttctttgagGAAGTAATATTTTTGATGTCATCATCCGGTGAGAAGTCTTTATCGttctcatcgtcatcgAACGAAACCGGTACATCTGCTTCTGCAGCCACCGGTTCTACCTGTTCATCAGCCGAGAAATCCTCATCGTCCAATCGtacttcatcctcatcaggGTCTCTAACACTCTCAACATCATCTTGTTCGTCTTCTTGTTGCTCTTCGGTATCATGCTCTTCCTCATGCTCCTCGACGTGCTCTTGTTCCAAGGTTTCTGGTTCGATTCGCTCACTTTGCTCAACTTCATTCTTTAATGGAGATACTTCCACAGCATGATCCGCTTCCTCCCGTTGACGTTTCCTCCTCCTGGGAGTCACTGCGACCTGTGGTGGAGGTGTGACGGGTGCAGCAACAGGTTTCACAGGTCTCCTGGGCTTACTACGAACCGGTTTAACCTTCGTCTCGGCCGCGACCGTCTCAGAAGTACCATTGACCAAATCCAGCTTTTGCATCACTGACAAACGATCTCTCTTATAGAGATCGTACTGTTCCCATTCCTCTTTAATACCTTCCATCTTGTTgtacaatttttcaaaccCACCATCCCGGTTGGCCCATTCCTTTGACTGGTTATTCCACTCAGATATCAATTCGAACTCCTGGAAATTGATAAACTTCCAATCTTGATACACATGTTCTAACAGATCTCTCTGGCTCAGACTACGAAACTTCTCATTCATTTCCTTCACAAACTTGTCCTTCACCACTTCATCGTTTGAATTATTACCATTCATCTTAATTCCACCCGGTTCAGACACCTGTGTGTCTTCCTTATTTAATAAGGACGCCAGCGACATTCAATCGTCTTAAAACTTTTATTTCCTAcaataatgaaaatttttgaaccCTATAAGATTATCTGACCGTgatccttcttcttccttatGATACAGTGCaaaaatcttgattcttGTATAGCACCTGGGAATAATCCTCACAAGAACTCTATATCAGTCTTTGTAAGATAGTCCGCGTGGCTTTGTGTAATCGTTGCCTGTGCCCTGTGTGGTCTGCTCCTGCAGCACCACGTcctcttgatcttttgtcTCTGTGCTGGTCCAAATCACTCAATGCCACGCTAAcggttgaagaattttcaCACAAAACGGGGGATCGTTGGACCACAAGAAGTTGGCCAAGAGTTGCGATGAGTGCGATTTGTCAAGAGGTTGATGTAGTGATTAGTCTTAGGTAATAGTCGGTGTATGAGTAGCTTGAACAGCAAGGCCAAAAGCATCAAGAGGGTTCGAGAGTCTCGGAGTGAGGTTTatgcaattgaaaaaagttaAAGTAATGCAATTGAGTACTTGGCAGTTGTTAGATCAATGATAGCCATCCCTACACTGATGCTATGTGTTATCTTCAAGTTAGTCTGCTCATCAAGGCAACTTGAGGTTTGAAAACGGTCACAGTCACGTGGTACCTTCTTGTTTCCAGCTATTCCATATTTACTAAATTGACGAACAGCATTAAACTGATGACAGCTAATATGGAGGTTAGGTGATTACTAGTTACTTCTGAGCATATCTATATTgtaatcttcttcaggttTCACCTCTACTTCGCTGCTTTCACGTCACGCAGGACGTGGATCATCTAAGCGAAAGTGAAATATTTCAGTCATCGATGACTAGTAACAGCTAAGCTAAAGTGTGAAAACTAAAGGTTATTGGACCAATATGTCTACTTTCGGTCAAATATTTCGTGTTACCACCTATGGTGAGTCTCACTGCAAATCCGTCGGTTGTATAGTTGATGGTGTGCCTCCTGGTATGTCATTGACCGAGCAGGACATCCAGCCGCAGTTATCTAGAAGAAGACCAGGTCAATCAAAATTGTCTACTCCAAGAAATGAGAAGGATAAGGTTGAAATTCAGTCCGGTGTTGAATTTAACAAGACTCTGGGAACTCCAATAGCGATGTTGATCAGAAATGAGGACCAAAGACCTCACGACTATAACGATATGGACAACTATCCAAGACCTTCTCACGCAGATTTCACCTATTTGGAAAAATACAATTTGAAGGCTTCTTCTGGTGGTGGTCGTGCCTCTGCTAGAGAGACCATTGGTCGTGTTGCAGCTGGTGGTAttgctgaaaaattcttaAAGCAAGTCTCCAACGTCGAAATCGTTGGGTTCGTCTCCCAAATTGGTTCTGTTAAGATGGATAGAGATCCATTCGACCCAAAATTTCACCACTTGTTGAACACTATTACCAGAGAAAAGGTCGACTCCATCGGTTTCATCAGATGCCCAGATGTGAACTTGGCTGGCGCTATGGTGCAAGAGATCGAGAAATACAGAGGTAATAAGGACTCCATCGGCGGTGTGGTTACCTGTGTTGTGAGAAATTTGCCGACTGGTCTAGGTGAGCCTTGCTTTGACAAATTGGAAGCTCTCTTGGCACACGCAATGTTGTCCATCCCAGCTTCCAAGGGTTTCGAAATCGGATCTGGGTTCCAAGGTGTGTCCGTTCCGGGCTCCAAGCACAATGATATGTTTTACTTTGACGAAGAGACCCAGAGATTAAGAACTAAGACTAACCTTTCTGGTGGTATTCAAGGCGGTATCTCCAATGGTGAGAATATCTACTTCTCAGTGGCTTTCAAATCCGTCGCTACTATCTCTCAAGAACAGGAAACTTGTACTTACGATGGTAAGCCAGGTGTCCTGGCTGCTAAGGGAAGGCACGATCCTGCTGTAACTCCAAGAGCAATCCCAATCGTTGAAGCCATGACCGCCTTGGTTCTAACTGACGCCCTATTGATCCAAAAATCTAGGGATTTTGCCAAGAGCATTACTCATTAATTATATAGATGCGTAAAATAGACTGGAAGGCTTGATAATTCGGGCTTCGGATGGTCtacttgttcttttcaGTCTTTTTATTCAAATGGCTGGTTTTTTTTTCCATCGGCCTGGCAaataattgaaaaatgctttGAGGAACAGCCTTCAAGATCgatcaactttttgatcCAACCGACGATCAGTATTCTCAATTGCTTTGCTTTGTTGCATTGTCAGTCTATATATACTCGTGCCTTCGTTTGAGCATCCTTTCATGGACTTTGAAGACGAGAAGTCGAAAACAATAGCACCAGTTTAACGATTTAGCATCAGATCTGGTATCTGTATTACAACTATATGTCCGTTAGCATACCTCTAGCTCcacctttcaaagtaaaaGCACGATATGGTTGGTCGGGTCAAACTAAAGGCGATCTGGGGTTTTTGGAGGGAGATGTGATGGAAGTGACTAGGATCACTGGTGATTGGTTTTATGGCAAATTATTACGAAACAAGAAGTGTTCAGGGTATTTCCCCAACAATTTCGTGAATGTTTTAGAAGAGCAACTAAACAAGAGTACCCTTGCAGAGAGTCCTGAGGTAGTTAACACACCAAGTAAAGTAATCATACCGCCAATTCCCGCTAGATCAAGAGGTAAATCATCCGTTTCATCCACACCTTCAGACTCAAAGCAGTCCTACAGAAAAAGGGTATCACGAGTTTATGAGCAGCAGTCACATTCGGCCCCAAACTTACCGCAGGATGTGGCTGTGAGCAGAACCAGTTATCCGAAATCGAGGACTACCACTGAACGAACTAGAAGGTCTCGTGAATGCTATTCTATAAATGATAGTTTACCGCCTCTTCCACCAATTCCTAGCATGCAGAAGACAGAGAAACTCACACAGAGAGTTCCGAAATCCTACTCGTCGAGTGATCTACCCTCGTCAGCCAATTCTAACAATCTTTACAGAGACAACCAGAGTTTTTACGATGGTTATTATCCatcgaaaagatcatcgCTCACAGAAGAATCCAATTCTTCCGGTTTATTCTCTAACTCGCGGTACTGGGGGACTTCAGCGGCAAGCAGTGAAGATAGCTTTGCATTGATGAGTGATTTCAGCGCTACAAGTGCCGGTAGTTTTGCTAGGCATAGGTTTGCTCAGTCTTTCACGGACTCTTTAGAGAGATCTCAAAGTCCATCGATCAACAACTCGGCTCAGATGGGCAATGGGAAGAAAGGAGGAATCTTTAGAAGGATCATGACTAAAACGACTAGTGGCAACAACAGTGAAATGCATTCTCCTACACCCTCTGGCCAATATCCAAAATTACCtgatatcaagaatctGAACATCTCTGCAACTCGTGACGATGCAAGAGATTGGCTAGCTGTCAAGACCCACCTTAACAGATCAAGATCCTTAACCAAGTACGAAAAGCACCCAAGATACATGAGAGCTCTTGATCAAAATCGTGATCTTGTGCTGCACCCGCAGGACGCTATTTACAATGGCTTGAACACAAACGAAGTAACGTGTCATGGTCAAGCCGGACTTATTGATATAGAACTATCGGAATCGAACTTCGACTATATTGATAAGATGACAAGAAAACGATGCGTCAAAGATGGGTCTATGAGGTTGACTAATTGGGCTCAGACAACATTTTCGGCACGGTATTCTACCACGCTAGAGAAGCTAAGAGGTATTTACATCTTCTGCACGGAGACTTTTGAATTAATCGATGATCACGGTTCCACCGATTTTTcgaagaagccaaagaacCTGGACACagttctttatcaaaagtACTGTACTCCTTACCAATTACTTTGCTTGTTCAAAGCCTTGACGAATGCGCTGGGCATCAGATGTGAAAGCGTGTTTGGATTCTTGAAAACCCCAACTGCCAACAATCACGAATTCAAGTACAATCACTGCTGGTTGCGTGTTCTTGTCAATAAGGAATGGCGTTTCATTGATGTAATCCTGGGGAACATCTCGAATCCTGTGCATGAGTTTGTCAACAACAGAAAAATTACCAAAGCTGACGACGACTATTTCCTAGTTGAACCATTACGCTTCATCTACACACATATACCGCAAAAGGATTCTGAACAACATATTGTCCCCAGTATCGACAGACTATCTGCGTTGTATTTGCCACTCGTGTTTCCCTCATTCTTTAATAACGGCTTAAAACTTTACAAATACAGCACGGCACTCGCATTCCTTGAAGACTCCGAGATATTTGAGTGTTCGCTTGAAGTTCCCAGCGATGTTGAGGTGTTCGCATCAATGGTGATCCCCACCCCGGATCCTGGCAAGTCTCATGAATACAGGAAAATGGAACTCGCTCTAGTGCAGGTCAAGAGACACAAATCAGACAACTCACGCAGGATAGCCGTCGTCAAAGCAGTATTACCTCCAGGATCCAATAAAGGTACGCTTTACATTCATTCGGGATTGAGAGGTACACAAACCTCAGTGGCGAATGTACATCCATTGTCTATGATGGTGCCTCTAACTCATTCGGGCTCAGAGATGAAGTATGAATTTACTGCCCGCAAACCATCTGAGAGTGTTCAAAAAGCCGAGATGTACATCGTTGAGCCTCAGAACAGGTTCCTATTTCTTCATAATGAGTATGACTTTGAGGTCATTCAGCATCCGTTTGACAGTGTCATCTATAGCCCTACCGCATTAACTAAAAATCGTCCACAACCTATGGCTATAAAATCTCCTTCGGGGAAAATCTACGAATTACAGAAAAATGATCCACATTTTGCATATGGTACTTGGAAAGCAACCATCAGCTTGAAGGAAACGGGTGTCTGGACAGGTCTAGTGACAGCTGACTCAGGCGTCGGTTGGTGCGTCTTCGCCGAATGGCTCTGCATCTAAATTACCAACTACATATTATACGCTGAAACTCAACAGCTCAAACAGCAACTGAACGGCATAAATAACGATAATAGACTAATTTCTAATCAATAATTTTTTTAATGAAACTTTCATTGATTTAACATAAACCTCGAacttttttttcaccaaacTCATCCGTGATGTACACAACAGAAGGGTCCTCAAAATACAGAAGAGAATCCCATTGAGAACCTATAACCAGCTTCCGTGCTTGTTTAGACAATGGAGGTTGAGAAGgctattgatgaaagtaatGGCTACTATGTAGAATTTGCcaatgctttgaaagactTCATGGTTGGTGAATTCGATGAGGTGAACTCATCAGATCCATTTGATATTGTTCGAGAATACCGTTCCATTGCTGGCAGGTATGCAGCTGAAACGCTAAATAGTAATACCGAATCTTCATCTGACTGGGAGCTCGAAGCTAAACTCTGGCATTTATTCGAGCTGCTCTTGAGCTTTAGAACATCCGATCAGGAGTTGGAAATAACGGAAGTACGTCATTACAACTCAGATGCAgtctttgagaaacaatTGCTACATGAGAACAGAGAGCTGTACCAAATATGGATAATTATTGTATGGATACAAGATAATATGAGGGAACCCGAGAGGCCGTCACGTCTCCCAGCTTCAAAATGGTCGAACACTATGATATCCGGTGGAATCAAAAGTTCTGATTTAGATTATCCGTTGCGTGAGAAGAAGGCTGAAATCGATCCTCGGGACAAAGAGGAGGACTctatctttttcaaatacaTCTACGAGTTGTTGATAGCTGGGAAAGTCGAGgaagctttggaagaatgTAAGCTATCTGATAACTTGACGATCAGTATGATATTATGTGGGATGCAGTTATATGTTAACCCCAGGGTTGACACGCAACTTCGTGAAGATTTCGAGAGTCAACAGGGTATCAAGAAACATGCTCTTTGGAGAAGAACGGTTTACAGTCTTTCGCAAAACACAGAACTAAATTATTATGAAAGGGCAATCTATTCATTCTTAGCCGGTGATATACCTCCCGAGGAAGTGATGAATATTTCCAGCTGGGATTCAGGGCTCTTAGTCTACTTGAATCAGATCCTGCAGATTGAGGTCGAAAACTACCTCAACAGTGAGAATAAAATATCTAAAGATGAGctaattttttctttgccATCACATCCTAACGATTCACAGACGGTGCTGAATCGCTTGTCACTAGCATACCCGCAGGAAAGCGAACACCCTATCCGAGTACTGATTGGTGGAATCATTCTTAACACACTCGAACCCGTTTTAAACTCTGCCGTTAAGCTTTTAATGGAGATGGTGCAAGGTCAAACCGCAGAAAACGATCTTGCCGAGAAACCTTACTTATTGAGAATTGTTACTCATATGAGCATCTTACTAGACATCATAAGTCCAGGCCTTGTTTCGAAAAGGAATAAATCGAAACTAATTACCGCCTATATCAGTATCATGAAACTCCATGAACTATATGATGTGATACCCGTCTACATTGATTTCCTTGATAGCGAAGAAATTGTAGATGCATACTCATTTGTTCTCTCTACGTTGGAAGATCCAGATGTAAGGAAGAAACAGATCGAAATCGCGAACTTCCTAAGATTACCGACATCGAACATTCTACGAAAGACAACCGAAAGAATCTTTGCCGAGACGGAAGAAGAGTATACTCCTCGGGACGAGGTGTCTGTGACCTTTGACGTCCCACCTGTCGATAAACATTTGATATTTGGTGTTGAATGGTTGATACAAGGCAAACTCTATGTTGATGCAGTAGATTCCGTTATCGCCCTCTCCAGAAGGTTTTTAATCAACGGCAAGATAAAATCCCTGGAGtatttcatcaatggcAACTCCCTTGACgacttgttgaaaaactacGAGCTGGAAGTCatttatcaaagaaatcatgatgacgagaaagaaagtaagaagaaggaaataCAGGAGTACCAACGACTAATAAGagaactgaaaaaattcgaaGAATGGAAAGATACAGTAAGCAAATTGAACTCTGAATCAAACGTTCCATCACTGATAGAGAAGTTTCAGCAATATTCACGCGGTACATTTGACCTAATAAAACATTTCTTCGTTGAACTATCTGAGCACGAAGATCATCCCGACAGGGAAATATACTATGAAATCAGATCCCTATACACACCATATTTGATCATTGAGTTGCACAAGGAACTTGTAGAAGCGGCAATGCTCCTCAAAATCCCAACTTTTATCCGCGAAGCATTGGGATTTGCGAATCTAGTCGCCAACGAGACTGATAAGATTTACTTACTCTTTCAATCGAGCGGTAAACTCAAGGAATACTTGAGATTAGTTGCACAAACGGCTACTTTATCTGGAGATAATTTTGTATAATCTGTACTCATAAGAACTAAACTTTAAAAACTTAAAACCAACATAGCGAGCACCACTGGTAGGTCAGTAAGCAGTCGCGATGAAGTTCTAGAGGAAGTACGAAGTATGATAAAGAAGACAGTTAATTATATGATACATATAAATTGCATTTattgagcttcttcaatgacacCCTTTTCAGAGACGTAGATACCATCCAAGAACTTACGGATATCCTTGTTTCTGACACGGCAGATTTGCTGAATGTCAGCAGCgttttgagaaacatcTTCGACAGAGTTACCAGACAAGACgacttcatctttttggTTGGTGGAGAACTCAATGGTAACACCTTCTCTAACAGGGACCAATCTAACCTTCTTGTCACCCAAAAAGTTTCtgatttcaatgaacttCTTACCGTCCTTCTCAACAACGTTAACGTTGATTGGGAAATGCGCGTAGACGTATCTCATCTTGTACTTGTAACCCTTGGTGACACCAGTGATCAAGTTGTCGACCAAAGACTTAACAGTTCTCAAAGCAGCAACGTGCTTTCTGTCACCATTGTGAACAGCAACCTTGATCTGTCTCTCGTTAATCTTGGTGAAAGTAACATCGATGTgcttcaagttcttgacCAAGGTACCTCTTGGACCGGTAACCTTAACAACTCTGGATCTGATGTTAACGTTGACACCTTGTGGGACCTCCACGAACTGCTCGGTTTGGACGTACTTCATTTTACCGCTACTTTAGGTTTAATCAAGCCTTTACAACCCCAATTCAACCTCTAATTCCCCAAGTATCGCTGTTCATCATAGGCTAAACTACCATCTCTGAGGGCCCATCTCCAGTTCCAACTCTGTGCGTCtattggaatttttcaccacaTCCGTGCACCGCACCCTAGACCACCTTTCgaaaaaatttgaaaaaattatGATCAAAAAATGAGAAACCCATACTAAATCAAATAAACAGTCACACAAATGGTTGGCAATTGGCTCAATTATCGTCTATCATTCTTTGCAGTTGTCCAAATATTCTGTCTCGATGAGCTTTCAGTGGATCTTCGTCAGGGTCCTCTGGATCTTCATCATAGTAGGGTGCACCTTCTATTGTGTCATTGTAATCTTCATCGAGGTCGACGAAATTTCCAGAATTCAATGAGCCCAGGACATTGTGATTATCGCCTAGTAGGTCGAATAGGGCGTTGAAGCTGTCTGTTTGTCCCTCCAGAGTTGTATCTTGTGCTTCTGTTGcgtcttcttcacctcCGAAAAGGATTGATCGATCGtcgtcctcatcttccGGATAGTCGTTTTGATAGTAGCTCTCCTCATTAGAGTCCTCGTCATCGGATCGTACTTTGTCTATTGAGTCACTTTCTTCGTCTGGGATTAGATCTATGTTGCTATCGATAATCTTGACAAACCCTACATCATTGGCGTCTTTATAACTGTCGAACTCTTTTTCAGGCACTTTCTCTAGATGGTATATGTCATAGACGTAGTCCAGACTGGGGATAGTTAAGATTTTACCGGCAAAATGCTTTTTACTGGGCTTTCTCTTACGTTGAGAGTTTTCCTGAGTAGTTTCGTTCAGCTTAAGATGATTCTGGATCATTTCACTGATCTCTGCGGGCAGGGCATCTTGCTCGGTAGTACTGCTTTCCTTGGGGCCATGATCGTCGGATGATCGACGGCGCTTCTTCTGTTCTAACACGAAATGACGTCTCTCTTCAGCCAGCTTCAGTAGTGGAGTAG of the Torulaspora delbrueckii CBS 1146 chromosome 7, complete genome genome contains:
- the ARO2 gene encoding bifunctional chorismate synthase/riboflavin reductase [NAD(P)H] ARO2 (similar to Saccharomyces cerevisiae ARO2 (YGL148W); ancestral locus Anc_2.318); translation: MSTFGQIFRVTTYGESHCKSVGCIVDGVPPGMSLTEQDIQPQLSRRRPGQSKLSTPRNEKDKVEIQSGVEFNKTLGTPIAMLIRNEDQRPHDYNDMDNYPRPSHADFTYLEKYNLKASSGGGRASARETIGRVAAGGIAEKFLKQVSNVEIVGFVSQIGSVKMDRDPFDPKFHHLLNTITREKVDSIGFIRCPDVNLAGAMVQEIEKYRGNKDSIGGVVTCVVRNLPTGLGEPCFDKLEALLAHAMLSIPASKGFEIGSGFQGVSVPGSKHNDMFYFDEETQRLRTKTNLSGGIQGGISNGENIYFSVAFKSVATISQEQETCTYDGKPGVLAAKGRHDPAVTPRAIPIVEAMTALVLTDALLIQKSRDFAKSITH
- the RPL9A gene encoding 60S ribosomal protein uL6 (similar to Saccharomyces cerevisiae RPL9A (YGL147C); ancestral locus Anc_2.321) yields the protein MKYVQTEQFVEVPQGVNVNIRSRVVKVTGPRGTLVKNLKHIDVTFTKINERQIKVAVHNGDRKHVAALRTVKSLVDNLITGVTKGYKYKMRYVYAHFPINVNVVEKDGKKFIEIRNFLGDKKVRLVPVREGVTIEFSTNQKDEVVLSGNSVEDVSQNAADIQQICRVRNKDIRKFLDGIYVSEKGVIEEAQ
- the CYK3 gene encoding Cyk3p (similar to Saccharomyces cerevisiae CYK3 (YDL117W); ancestral locus Anc_2.319) is translated as MSVSIPLAPPFKVKARYGWSGQTKGDLGFLEGDVMEVTRITGDWFYGKLLRNKKCSGYFPNNFVNVLEEQLNKSTLAESPEVVNTPSKVIIPPIPARSRGKSSVSSTPSDSKQSYRKRVSRVYEQQSHSAPNLPQDVAVSRTSYPKSRTTTERTRRSRECYSINDSLPPLPPIPSMQKTEKLTQRVPKSYSSSDLPSSANSNNLYRDNQSFYDGYYPSKRSSLTEESNSSGLFSNSRYWGTSAASSEDSFALMSDFSATSAGSFARHRFAQSFTDSLERSQSPSINNSAQMGNGKKGGIFRRIMTKTTSGNNSEMHSPTPSGQYPKLPDIKNLNISATRDDARDWLAVKTHLNRSRSLTKYEKHPRYMRALDQNRDLVLHPQDAIYNGLNTNEVTCHGQAGLIDIELSESNFDYIDKMTRKRCVKDGSMRLTNWAQTTFSARYSTTLEKLRGIYIFCTETFELIDDHGSTDFSKKPKNLDTVLYQKYCTPYQLLCLFKALTNALGIRCESVFGFLKTPTANNHEFKYNHCWLRVLVNKEWRFIDVILGNISNPVHEFVNNRKITKADDDYFLVEPLRFIYTHIPQKDSEQHIVPSIDRLSALYLPLVFPSFFNNGLKLYKYSTALAFLEDSEIFECSLEVPSDVEVFASMVIPTPDPGKSHEYRKMELALVQVKRHKSDNSRRIAVVKAVLPPGSNKGTLYIHSGLRGTQTSVANVHPLSMMVPLTHSGSEMKYEFTARKPSESVQKAEMYIVEPQNRFLFLHNEYDFEVIQHPFDSVIYSPTALTKNRPQPMAIKSPSGKIYELQKNDPHFAYGTWKATISLKETGVWTGLVTADSGVGWCVFAEWLCI
- the NUP84 gene encoding Nup84p (similar to Saccharomyces cerevisiae NUP84 (YDL116W); ancestral locus Anc_2.320) is translated as MEVEKAIDESNGYYVEFANALKDFMVGEFDEVNSSDPFDIVREYRSIAGRYAAETLNSNTESSSDWELEAKLWHLFELLLSFRTSDQELEITEVRHYNSDAVFEKQLLHENRELYQIWIIIVWIQDNMREPERPSRLPASKWSNTMISGGIKSSDLDYPLREKKAEIDPRDKEEDSIFFKYIYELLIAGKVEEALEECKLSDNLTISMILCGMQLYVNPRVDTQLREDFESQQGIKKHALWRRTVYSLSQNTELNYYERAIYSFLAGDIPPEEVMNISSWDSGLLVYLNQILQIEVENYLNSENKISKDELIFSLPSHPNDSQTVLNRLSLAYPQESEHPIRVLIGGIILNTLEPVLNSAVKLLMEMVQGQTAENDLAEKPYLLRIVTHMSILLDIISPGLVSKRNKSKLITAYISIMKLHELYDVIPVYIDFLDSEEIVDAYSFVLSTLEDPDVRKKQIEIANFLRLPTSNILRKTTERIFAETEEEYTPRDEVSVTFDVPPVDKHLIFGVEWLIQGKLYVDAVDSVIALSRRFLINGKIKSLEYFINGNSLDDLLKNYELEVIYQRNHDDEKESKKKEIQEYQRLIRELKKFEEWKDTVSKLNSESNVPSLIEKFQQYSRGTFDLIKHFFVELSEHEDHPDREIYYEIRSLYTPYLIIELHKELVEAAMLLKIPTFIREALGFANLVANETDKIYLLFQSSGKLKEYLRLVAQTATLSGDNFV
- the IWR1 gene encoding Iwr1p (similar to Saccharomyces cerevisiae IWR1 (YDL115C); ancestral locus Anc_2.322): METPAFIRVKRRRDEDSVQRLLIDEGRKIKRGRFLFKLTRTVDHENYESSKEEPTPLLKLAEERRHFVLEQKKRRRSSDDHGPKESSTTEQDALPAEISEMIQNHLKLNETTQENSQRKRKPSKKHFAGKILTIPSLDYVYDIYHLEKVPEKEFDSYKDANDVGFVKIIDSNIDLIPDEESDSIDKVRSDDEDSNEESYYQNDYPEDEDDDRSILFGGEEDATEAQDTTLEGQTDSFNALFDLLGDNHNVLGSLNSGNFVDLDEDYNDTIEGAPYYDEDPEDPDEDPLKAHRDRIFGQLQRMIDDN